From Sphingobium sp. RAC03, a single genomic window includes:
- a CDS encoding UdgX family uracil-DNA binding protein (This protein belongs to the uracil DNA glycosylase superfamily, members of which act in excision repair of DNA. However, it belongs more specifically to UdgX branch, whose founding member was found to bind uracil in DNA (where it does not belong), without cleaving it, appears to promote DNA repair by a pathway involving RecA, rather than base excision.) has product MHRVALTAPDDMDGWRSAARRLAMAGVDPADVVWQVGDSPGDLFGDAPLPPEDKSSAFSVPRSFVSLAESAILHSGPSRFAFLYALLCRVRARPGTMEDSADPMLARVQALAKSVRRDIHKMRAFVRFREMADADGPRFVAWFEPDHHIVRANAGFFMRRFATMHWSILTPDISIHWDGTTLREGPGASRADAPQGDPVEALWKGYYAAIFNPARLKTGAMLSEMPKKYWKNLPEASLIPDLIAGAQQREAAMIATAPTPPKRASNAATAWASLRAEAMACTRCPLHEPATQTVFGEGPLAAPLMFIGEQPGDHEDLAGRPFVGPAGHLFDAALAQSGVDRAQAYVTNAVKHFKYEQRGKRRIHQTPVAGEVQACRWWLDQERAILRPRIIVALGATAARAMLGKAVTISGTRGAAIPLEDGAEGWVTVHPSYLLRLPDEDRRAEEQARFVADLAMIGDRLRALTAD; this is encoded by the coding sequence ATGCACCGCGTCGCCCTGACCGCGCCCGATGATATGGACGGTTGGCGGTCGGCGGCGCGGCGGCTGGCGATGGCGGGCGTCGATCCCGCCGATGTGGTGTGGCAGGTCGGGGACTCGCCGGGCGACCTGTTCGGCGACGCCCCGCTTCCCCCCGAAGACAAAAGCAGCGCCTTTTCCGTTCCGCGCAGCTTCGTCTCGCTGGCCGAGAGCGCAATCCTGCACAGCGGCCCAAGCCGCTTCGCCTTTCTCTACGCCTTGCTGTGCCGCGTGCGCGCGCGGCCGGGCACGATGGAGGACAGCGCCGACCCGATGCTGGCGCGGGTGCAGGCGCTCGCCAAGTCGGTGCGGCGCGACATTCACAAGATGCGCGCCTTCGTCCGCTTCCGCGAAATGGCGGATGCCGACGGCCCGCGCTTCGTCGCCTGGTTCGAGCCGGACCATCATATCGTGCGCGCCAATGCCGGTTTCTTCATGCGCCGCTTCGCCACGATGCACTGGTCGATCCTGACGCCCGACATCAGCATCCATTGGGACGGAACGACATTGCGCGAAGGCCCCGGCGCCAGCCGCGCCGACGCGCCGCAGGGCGACCCGGTCGAGGCGCTGTGGAAGGGCTATTATGCCGCGATCTTCAACCCCGCCCGGCTCAAGACCGGCGCGATGCTGTCGGAAATGCCCAAAAAATACTGGAAGAACCTGCCCGAAGCATCGCTCATCCCTGACCTGATCGCCGGAGCGCAACAGCGCGAGGCGGCGATGATCGCCACCGCCCCGACCCCGCCCAAGCGCGCAAGCAATGCCGCGACCGCCTGGGCCAGCCTGCGCGCCGAGGCCATGGCCTGCACCCGCTGTCCGCTCCATGAACCCGCCACGCAGACGGTGTTCGGCGAAGGCCCGCTGGCCGCGCCGCTGATGTTCATCGGCGAACAGCCGGGCGATCATGAGGATCTGGCCGGTCGTCCCTTTGTCGGTCCGGCCGGGCACTTGTTCGACGCGGCGCTGGCGCAGTCGGGCGTCGATCGTGCCCAGGCCTATGTCACCAATGCGGTCAAACATTTCAAATATGAACAGCGCGGCAAGCGGCGCATCCACCAGACCCCGGTGGCGGGCGAGGTCCAGGCCTGCCGCTGGTGGCTGGACCAGGAGCGCGCAATCCTGCGGCCGCGCATCATCGTCGCGCTGGGCGCGACCGCCGCGCGCGCGATGCTGGGCAAGGCAGTGACCATCAGCGGGACGCGCGGTGCCGCCATCCCGCTGGAAGACGGCGCGGAAGGCTGGGTGACGGTCCACCCCAGCTATTTGTTGCGCCTGCCCGACGAAGACCGGCGGGCGGAAGAGCAAGCGCGCTTCGTCGCCGACCTGGCGATGATCGGCGATCGGCTCCGCGCTCTGACCGCCGACTAA
- a CDS encoding DUF1489 family protein encodes MPLHITKIAFRSESPATLRAWLESQPGEARITTRYLPKRVEEMAGGSLYWIHAHMIVGRSPILGFEETGQGRHWVRLEPRLIPVHAAPKRAHQGWRYLEDKDAPPDLADGEVDARDAMPPSLLHELAKLGLV; translated from the coding sequence ATGCCGCTGCACATCACCAAGATCGCTTTTCGCAGCGAAAGCCCCGCCACCCTGCGCGCCTGGCTGGAAAGCCAGCCCGGCGAAGCGCGGATCACCACCCGCTACCTGCCCAAGCGGGTCGAGGAAATGGCGGGCGGATCGCTTTACTGGATTCACGCCCATATGATCGTCGGCCGCAGCCCGATCCTGGGCTTCGAGGAAACGGGTCAGGGTCGCCATTGGGTCCGGCTCGAACCGCGCCTGATCCCTGTCCACGCCGCGCCCAAGCGCGCGCATCAGGGCTGGCGCTATCTGGAGGACAAGGACGCGCCGCCGGACCTTGCCGATGGCGAAGTCGATGCGCGCGACGCCATGCCCCCTTCCCTGCTGCACGAACTGGCGAAGCTCGGTCTGGTCTAA
- a CDS encoding sulfite exporter TauE/SafE family protein, translating into MIDATYALAACIFFGAALYSSVGHAGASAYIALMALFGLPAQVMRPTALVLNVIVATFTSARFVNAGLFRWRTLWPFLIGAIPMAFIGGGIILPTHFYRPLVGIVLWLSAARLLWPKPLGTAEDVKDPPIIVAIAAGAGIGLLSGLTGTGGGIFLSPLLLFLGWATPRAASGIAAVFILVNSISGLLGNLASLQQLPETLPLFAGAALAGALVGTTLGIRLPSTMIVRALALVLIVAGAKMIGVY; encoded by the coding sequence ATGATCGACGCCACTTACGCCCTTGCCGCCTGCATATTCTTTGGCGCGGCGCTCTATTCCAGCGTCGGTCATGCCGGGGCGTCGGCCTATATCGCGTTGATGGCGTTATTCGGCCTGCCGGCGCAGGTCATGCGTCCCACGGCGCTGGTTCTCAACGTCATCGTCGCGACCTTCACCTCCGCCCGCTTCGTTAATGCCGGATTGTTCCGCTGGCGCACGCTCTGGCCCTTTCTCATCGGCGCCATCCCGATGGCGTTCATCGGCGGGGGCATCATCCTGCCCACGCATTTCTATCGTCCGCTGGTGGGCATAGTGTTGTGGCTGTCGGCGGCACGATTGTTGTGGCCAAAGCCGCTCGGCACGGCAGAAGACGTCAAAGATCCGCCCATTATCGTGGCGATCGCGGCCGGGGCGGGCATCGGCCTGTTGTCGGGTCTGACGGGCACGGGCGGCGGCATTTTCTTGTCGCCGCTGCTGCTGTTCCTGGGCTGGGCAACACCGCGCGCCGCATCGGGAATCGCGGCGGTGTTCATCCTCGTCAATTCGATTTCCGGGCTGCTCGGCAATCTGGCCTCGCTGCAACAGCTGCCAGAAACGCTGCCGCTTTTTGCCGGGGCCGCGCTGGCCGGTGCGCTCGTGGGCACGACATTGGGCATCCGCCTGCCATCGACCATGATCGTGCGCGCATTGGCGCTGGTCCTGATCGTGGCGGGGGCCAAGATGATCGGCGTCTATTAG
- the mgtE gene encoding magnesium transporter, whose product MSDRGDKANARPDDELIDASAIDQAESRHDEDDRLRPEYVTAVLDAVEDGDAERARDLVSPLHPADIADLLELTPADRRGAVAAALGDLVGAEVLSELNDYVRDDLIGDLAPEQVAGFAAELDTDDAVAMIEDMDDADQQAVLDALDPEDRAAIESALSYPEESAGRLMQRDLVAVPEHMTVGQVIDYLRDHGDLTADFWEIYVVDAMHRPVGYCQLSWILTCPRSVAMADLMKREQTLIPVDMDQEEVALRFQKYALISAAVVDSSGRLVGMVTVDDVVHIIAEEAGEDILRLSGAGEGDINEPILMTVRARLIWLVVNLGTAMLAASVVGLFEGTIERFAMLAALMGIVSGMGGNAGTQTLAVVVRALATNQLTSSNTARMIGREFRIAATNGATLGTLIAIGSYVIYGRLDLSLVFGAAILTNNMVAGLAGVLVPVTLERNNVDPAVSSAVFVTMMTDSLGFFTFLGLATLFLR is encoded by the coding sequence ATGAGCGATCGCGGCGACAAGGCCAATGCCCGGCCCGATGATGAACTGATCGACGCGAGCGCGATCGATCAGGCCGAATCCCGTCATGACGAGGATGACCGGCTGAGACCCGAATATGTGACGGCCGTGCTCGACGCGGTGGAGGATGGCGATGCCGAGCGGGCGCGCGATCTCGTGTCGCCGTTGCACCCCGCCGACATTGCCGATCTGCTCGAACTCACGCCCGCCGACCGGCGCGGCGCGGTGGCGGCGGCGCTCGGCGATCTGGTCGGCGCGGAAGTGCTGTCCGAACTCAACGACTATGTCCGCGACGACCTGATCGGCGACCTTGCGCCCGAACAGGTGGCGGGATTCGCGGCCGAACTCGACACCGACGATGCCGTCGCGATGATCGAGGATATGGACGATGCCGACCAGCAGGCCGTCCTCGATGCCCTCGACCCCGAAGACCGCGCGGCGATCGAAAGCGCGCTGTCCTACCCGGAGGAATCCGCCGGACGCCTGATGCAGCGCGACCTGGTCGCGGTGCCCGAACATATGACGGTCGGCCAGGTGATCGACTATCTGCGCGATCATGGCGACCTGACCGCCGATTTCTGGGAAATCTACGTCGTCGATGCGATGCATCGGCCGGTTGGCTATTGCCAGCTAAGCTGGATCCTCACCTGCCCCCGTTCGGTCGCGATGGCCGACCTGATGAAGCGCGAACAGACGCTGATCCCGGTCGATATGGACCAGGAGGAAGTGGCGCTACGCTTCCAGAAATATGCGCTCATTTCCGCCGCCGTCGTTGATTCAAGCGGGCGGCTAGTCGGCATGGTCACGGTCGATGACGTCGTCCACATCATTGCCGAGGAAGCGGGCGAAGACATATTGCGCCTGTCGGGCGCGGGCGAAGGCGACATCAACGAACCGATCCTGATGACGGTGCGCGCGCGCTTGATCTGGCTGGTCGTCAATCTGGGCACGGCGATGCTGGCCGCGTCGGTCGTCGGCCTGTTCGAAGGGACGATCGAGCGCTTCGCCATGCTCGCCGCGCTGATGGGCATCGTGTCGGGCATGGGTGGCAATGCGGGCACGCAGACGCTGGCCGTGGTCGTGCGCGCGCTCGCCACCAACCAGCTGACCAGTTCCAACACCGCGCGGATGATCGGCCGCGAATTCCGCATTGCCGCCACCAATGGCGCGACGCTGGGCACGCTGATCGCGATCGGCTCCTATGTGATTTATGGGCGGCTCGACCTGTCGCTCGTGTTCGGCGCGGCGATCCTCACCAACAATATGGTCGCGGGGCTTGCCGGGGTTTTGGTGCCGGTCACGCTGGAACGCAATAATGTCGATCCCGCCGTATCCTCCGCCGTGTTCGTCACGATGATGACCGATTCGCTCGGCTTTTTCACCTTCCTGGGGCTGGCCACGCTCTTCCTGCGTTGA
- a CDS encoding IS110 family transposase, translating into MMSNQYVAVDVSKAALDIALPGANGVWRRTNSVAGIAALRRRLATLEHPHIVCEATGRYGRLLARQMGAAGIAMSIVNPRQVRDFARASGQLAKTDALDAGIILRFADAMQPARTPPTPENQARLAEQVRRRRQLVGMLATEKQRLSGLDDAETLASIREHIAFLQGQIGQCDARITAEIEADATLARKAMLLESIPGIGATTAAVLIAELPELGIADKKQIAALAGIAPMNRDSGQWRGQAHITGGRLSVRCALYMATLPAIRFNPTIRDFYQHLRAGGKAPKVAITAAMRKLLIIANAIVQQDKPWANLA; encoded by the coding sequence ATGATGTCGAACCAATATGTTGCCGTCGATGTATCTAAGGCGGCACTCGATATTGCCTTACCGGGGGCTAACGGGGTTTGGCGCCGTACCAATTCGGTGGCGGGGATCGCGGCTTTAAGAAGGCGGCTCGCGACCCTTGAACATCCCCATATCGTCTGCGAGGCAACGGGCCGCTATGGCCGGTTGCTCGCTCGCCAGATGGGAGCGGCGGGGATCGCCATGAGCATCGTCAATCCCAGGCAAGTGCGGGATTTTGCTAGAGCGAGCGGTCAACTCGCCAAAACCGATGCGCTTGACGCTGGCATCATCCTACGCTTCGCTGACGCCATGCAGCCCGCCAGAACACCGCCAACACCTGAAAATCAGGCTCGCCTTGCCGAGCAAGTGCGCAGAAGGCGGCAACTGGTCGGTATGCTGGCTACCGAAAAGCAGCGTCTGTCCGGCCTCGATGACGCCGAAACGCTGGCTTCGATCCGCGAGCATATTGCCTTCCTGCAAGGACAAATCGGCCAGTGCGATGCGCGCATAACGGCTGAAATCGAGGCTGATGCCACGCTCGCGCGCAAAGCTATGCTGCTGGAGTCTATTCCAGGCATCGGCGCCACGACAGCGGCAGTGCTGATCGCCGAACTCCCCGAACTTGGTATCGCTGACAAAAAGCAGATCGCAGCCCTTGCCGGCATCGCTCCCATGAACCGTGACAGCGGCCAGTGGCGCGGTCAGGCGCATATTACCGGCGGCCGACTCTCGGTCAGATGCGCGCTCTACATGGCAACATTACCCGCCATCCGCTTCAATCCAACCATCCGCGACTTCTACCAGCACCTCCGCGCGGGAGGCAAAGCGCCCAAAGTCGCCATCACCGCCGCCATGCGAAAACTCCTCATTATCGCAAACGCCATCGTCCAGCAGGATAAACCATGGGCCAATCTCGCTTGA
- a CDS encoding peptidylprolyl isomerase: protein MAEETLTLALDSGGDVVIKLRPDLAPGHVERITTLAKDGFYDGVVFHRVIAGFMAQGGDPTGTGMGGSKLPDIKAEFSRQPHVRGVCSMARSSNPNSANSQFFICFDDATFLDGQYTVWGEVTSGMEHVDALPKGEPPRTPGKIVTATVA, encoded by the coding sequence ATGGCCGAAGAAACACTTACCCTCGCCCTCGACAGTGGCGGCGACGTCGTCATCAAGCTGCGTCCCGACCTCGCCCCCGGCCATGTCGAGCGCATCACCACGCTCGCCAAGGACGGCTTTTACGATGGCGTCGTGTTCCACCGCGTCATCGCGGGTTTCATGGCGCAGGGTGGCGATCCGACCGGCACCGGCATGGGCGGGTCCAAGCTGCCCGACATCAAGGCTGAGTTCAGTCGTCAGCCGCACGTCCGCGGCGTCTGCTCGATGGCGCGCTCGTCCAACCCGAACAGCGCCAACAGCCAGTTCTTCATCTGCTTCGACGATGCGACCTTCCTCGACGGCCAATATACCGTCTGGGGCGAAGTGACGTCGGGCATGGAGCATGTCGACGCGCTGCCCAAGGGCGAGCCGCCGCGCACGCCGGGCAAGATCGTCACGGCGACCGTCGCCTGA
- a CDS encoding hemerythrin domain-containing protein — protein sequence MADITIFDRLKQDHDAHRQLFEKMAKAESDDQLEKLFAQFAVEVTAHAAAEEETLYATMLSRPDLREDAQHSVSEHKEIDDYLEELDGLKFNGEAWRKKFAEMKKRYLHHIEEEEEEMFPTAAKDLTADEEKKLGALFAKRKPAELERAQAED from the coding sequence ATGGCCGACATCACTATTTTCGATCGCCTGAAACAGGATCATGACGCGCATCGCCAGCTTTTCGAGAAGATGGCCAAGGCGGAAAGCGACGATCAGCTCGAAAAATTGTTCGCACAATTCGCCGTCGAAGTGACCGCCCATGCCGCCGCGGAGGAGGAAACGCTCTACGCCACCATGTTGTCCCGCCCGGACCTGCGCGAAGATGCGCAGCATAGCGTGTCCGAACATAAGGAAATCGACGATTATCTAGAAGAGCTGGACGGGCTGAAATTCAACGGCGAAGCCTGGCGCAAGAAATTTGCCGAGATGAAGAAGCGCTACCTCCATCATATCGAGGAGGAAGAGGAAGAGATGTTCCCGACCGCCGCCAAGGATCTGACGGCGGACGAAGAGAAAAAGCTCGGCGCGCTGTTTGCCAAGCGCAAGCCCGCCGAACTGGAACGCGCCCAGGCAGAGGATTAA
- a CDS encoding putative DNA modification/repair radical SAM protein has translation MVQMSTRQKLEILADAAKYDASCASSGTSKRDSRGGKGIGSTEGMGICHAYAPDGRCISLLKILLTNSCIFDCHYCINRKSSDVRRARFTAKEVVDLTLSFYRRNYIEGLFLSSGIIRSSDYTMEQMVEVARSLREDHDFRGYIHLKTIPDADPGLMRQAGLHADRLSINVELPTESGLKRLAPEKDGTRIEGAMGQMRTEMEDSGDARRKYRHAPRFAPAGQSTQMIVGADAADDRAIITRASSLYDRHRLRRVYYSAFSPIPSPSAVLPLKRPPLMREHRLYQSDWMMRFYGYDASEVAAATDAETGHLPLDIDPKLAWALNHRAIFPVDVNRAPREALLRVPGLGVKAVDRILASRRHRRLRLDDVARMTTSIKKLRPFLVAADWRPVALIDRADLRARMTPPASQFELFV, from the coding sequence ATGGTTCAGATGTCCACTCGTCAGAAGCTCGAAATCCTCGCCGATGCCGCCAAATATGATGCGTCCTGTGCGTCGTCGGGGACGTCGAAACGGGATTCGCGCGGCGGCAAGGGCATCGGATCGACCGAAGGGATGGGCATTTGCCATGCTTATGCCCCGGACGGCCGCTGCATCTCGCTGCTCAAGATCTTGCTGACCAACAGCTGCATCTTCGACTGCCATTATTGCATCAACCGCAAGTCGAGCGACGTGCGCCGCGCGCGCTTCACCGCCAAGGAAGTGGTGGACCTGACGCTCAGCTTTTATCGCCGCAATTATATCGAGGGGCTGTTCCTCTCGTCGGGTATCATCCGCTCGTCCGACTATACGATGGAGCAGATGGTCGAGGTGGCCCGGTCGCTGCGCGAGGATCATGATTTTCGCGGCTATATCCATTTGAAGACCATCCCCGATGCCGACCCCGGTCTGATGCGGCAGGCGGGGCTGCATGCCGACCGGCTGTCGATCAATGTCGAACTGCCGACCGAAAGCGGCCTCAAGCGGTTGGCGCCGGAAAAGGACGGCACCCGGATCGAAGGGGCGATGGGCCAGATGCGGACCGAGATGGAGGATAGCGGCGACGCGCGCCGCAAATATCGCCATGCCCCGCGCTTTGCGCCGGCGGGCCAGTCCACCCAGATGATCGTGGGGGCGGACGCCGCCGATGACCGGGCGATCATCACGCGGGCGAGCAGCCTGTATGACCGGCACCGGTTGCGCCGGGTCTATTATAGCGCTTTCTCCCCCATCCCCTCGCCCAGCGCCGTGCTGCCGCTCAAGCGCCCGCCGCTGATGCGCGAACATCGGCTCTACCAGTCCGACTGGATGATGCGATTCTATGGCTATGACGCGAGCGAAGTGGCGGCGGCGACTGACGCGGAAACCGGCCACCTGCCGCTCGACATCGATCCCAAGCTCGCCTGGGCGCTCAACCATCGCGCCATCTTTCCGGTCGACGTCAATCGCGCCCCGCGTGAGGCGCTGCTGCGGGTGCCGGGCCTGGGGGTCAAGGCGGTCGATCGCATCCTCGCCAGCCGCCGCCATCGCCGGTTGCGGCTCGACGATGTTGCGCGGATGACGACCTCTATCAAGAAGCTGCGGCCCTTTCTGGTGGCGGCGGATTGGCGCCCCGTGGCGCTTATCGACCGGGCCGATCTGCGCGCGCGCATGACGCCGCCCGCCAGCCAGTTCGAACTCTTTGTGTAG
- a CDS encoding outer membrane protein: protein MKTLLFTAAAAASFIPAVAMAQDDGSSTRRLEPYVGVMGGVHNFDSETGKEGIPPVGYKGRMVEGVAGVNYNVAGPIVLGVEGGASKGVSGDIDWEYNAAGRVGVKAGKDSLIFGKVGYKWVNFDALGPDSQDFHGTTYGAGVELSPADMGSSAMSSNIRFRVQADTMGNFRSIRPMAGVVAKF, encoded by the coding sequence ATGAAGACACTGCTTTTCACAGCGGCTGCCGCTGCGTCCTTCATTCCCGCCGTCGCGATGGCGCAGGACGATGGCAGTTCTACCCGTCGCCTCGAACCTTATGTCGGCGTGATGGGCGGCGTGCATAATTTCGACAGCGAAACCGGCAAGGAAGGCATTCCGCCCGTGGGCTATAAGGGCCGCATGGTCGAAGGCGTCGCTGGCGTGAACTATAATGTTGCAGGGCCGATCGTTCTCGGCGTTGAAGGCGGCGCGTCCAAGGGCGTGTCGGGCGATATCGACTGGGAATATAATGCCGCGGGCCGTGTCGGTGTGAAGGCCGGCAAGGACAGCCTGATCTTCGGCAAGGTCGGTTACAAGTGGGTCAATTTCGACGCGCTCGGCCCCGATAGCCAGGACTTCCATGGCACCACCTATGGCGCTGGCGTGGAACTCTCACCCGCCGACATGGGCAGCTCGGCCATGAGCAGCAACATCCGTTTCCGGGTGCAGGCCGACACGATGGGCAATTTCCGTTCGATCCGCCCGATGGCGGGTGTCGTCGCCAAATTCTGA
- a CDS encoding peptidase, protein MTGIRHRLLATMGLIGALALGGCAYDDGYGYGGVNVGTGYYGGGGYYGDGYYGPAGYYQPGAFGGWYNNYYYPGNGYYVYDRGGRRHRWNDGQRRYWEGRRAERGDNRWRDRDRDGRPDRRPDWRGRDNDGRGDGRGEWRGRGNDGRPGDGRYTRPRPQPGVEGDRGRGRWQGNNAVRPTPQVRPDRPQASQPRPQRSVGNRPAPSIRADRPARTNSRGPAMRTRPD, encoded by the coding sequence ATGACGGGCATCCGACATCGGTTACTGGCTACGATGGGCCTGATTGGCGCGCTGGCATTGGGGGGCTGCGCCTATGATGACGGCTATGGCTATGGCGGCGTAAACGTCGGCACGGGCTATTATGGCGGTGGTGGCTATTATGGCGACGGCTATTATGGTCCCGCAGGCTATTATCAGCCCGGCGCCTTTGGCGGCTGGTACAATAATTATTATTATCCCGGTAACGGCTACTATGTCTACGACCGGGGCGGACGTCGTCACCGCTGGAACGATGGGCAGCGCCGCTATTGGGAAGGCCGCCGCGCCGAGCGTGGCGACAATCGCTGGCGTGACCGGGATCGCGATGGACGACCCGACCGGCGGCCCGATTGGCGTGGGCGCGATAATGACGGGCGCGGCGATGGACGGGGCGAATGGCGCGGACGCGGCAATGATGGTCGGCCAGGCGATGGCCGCTATACCCGTCCTCGGCCGCAGCCCGGCGTAGAGGGCGACCGTGGCCGGGGCCGCTGGCAGGGCAACAACGCCGTGCGCCCGACGCCGCAGGTCCGGCCGGATCGCCCGCAGGCGAGCCAGCCCCGGCCGCAGCGTAGCGTTGGCAATCGCCCCGCCCCCAGTATCCGCGCCGATCGACCGGCGCGCACCAACAGCCGTGGCCCAGCCATGCGGACACGCCCAGACTGA
- a CDS encoding IS110 family transposase produces the protein MSNSLPQTIGIDISKATLDCYVHPIGIERQFPNTTKGHKTLIAWAGQWEVERIAYEATGIYHRALEVALGHMPCVKLNPERARRFAQATGTLAKTDRIDARLLARMAVTLKPPVRPARSPQQNQLAELVNARDGLVRDRTALKNREKNLTVTLLKRQCSQRLEQIARHIAALDAEIAAVIAADEKLVRRHHILTSIAGLGTLTANQIIATMPELGSLDNKQAASLAGLAPVARQSGQWKGKSFIRGGRANVRQALYMPALVAARFNPNLKAKYQQLIAAGKPAKIAITAIMRKLIVTANALLRADRLWTTACA, from the coding sequence ATGAGCAACTCTCTACCACAAACCATCGGCATCGACATCTCCAAAGCGACGTTGGACTGCTATGTCCATCCCATCGGGATCGAGCGCCAGTTCCCCAACACCACCAAGGGCCACAAGACCCTGATCGCATGGGCCGGGCAATGGGAGGTCGAGCGGATCGCCTATGAGGCTACCGGCATCTACCACCGCGCGCTGGAGGTCGCGCTCGGCCATATGCCCTGCGTCAAGCTCAACCCGGAACGGGCAAGGCGCTTCGCTCAGGCGACAGGCACGCTCGCCAAGACCGATCGCATCGACGCCAGGCTGCTCGCACGGATGGCGGTGACGCTGAAACCCCCGGTCAGGCCCGCCCGAAGCCCGCAGCAGAACCAACTGGCCGAACTCGTCAACGCCCGCGATGGTCTGGTGCGTGATCGCACCGCGCTCAAAAACCGCGAAAAGAACCTCACCGTCACGCTGCTTAAGCGCCAGTGCAGCCAACGGCTCGAACAGATCGCTCGCCACATCGCTGCGCTCGACGCTGAAATCGCGGCCGTCATTGCCGCAGATGAAAAGCTCGTCCGGCGCCACCACATTCTCACCAGCATCGCTGGCCTCGGCACACTCACCGCCAACCAGATCATCGCCACCATGCCCGAACTCGGATCGCTCGATAACAAGCAGGCTGCCTCGCTCGCCGGACTTGCCCCGGTCGCGCGCCAGTCCGGCCAATGGAAAGGCAAAAGCTTCATCCGCGGCGGTAGGGCCAATGTCCGACAGGCTCTCTACATGCCTGCTCTGGTCGCCGCCCGATTCAATCCAAACCTCAAGGCCAAATACCAGCAGCTCATCGCTGCCGGAAAACCCGCCAAAATCGCCATCACAGCCATCATGCGAAAGCTCATCGTCACCGCAAATGCGCTACTCAGGGCAGATCGTCTCTGGACCACAGCATGCGCTTGA